The Toxorhynchites rutilus septentrionalis strain SRP chromosome 1, ASM2978413v1, whole genome shotgun sequence genome contains the following window.
aataagaaaataaataaaaatatatttcttaaACTGGAAAATGGGCGAGTTTTCGAGTTTTCACTTTCATATTAGAGATTAGAAGAATATTTGAAATTATTTGTAGCAGATGTTTTAACAAATTTAATCGATTTAAGCAAAGTTACATTACGAATTGATGCGACAATTTTGCTCATATTCCGAGCATATTCAACATTCATtgaaattcaattgcaaacatagGCTCTTTCAAACCTGGGCTAAGATTTGTGATAGTTGCGAAATGGATAAGGGAAGCTATGTGCTATGAGAGAAGCTCCGAATGTTCATGATGATACTGATAATTTACTAGAAAACACGTATACGCACCGAACGTGCTAATAACAGTTCTTTCTACGAAATGTATCGactgcaatgttttttttctcggaTGGTAGACTTACATTTCGTCTCTAAATGCATTCTTCATGTGAATTTCCAATCTATAAACGACCGCCGAATGATTCAAACAAACTATTCGCAAGAAGTAATTAAATTGGAACGTGTTTGGTACAACAACACAAATTTCATCCGAGAGGTGAGCACGGCGGCGGTGGTGCAGCTCCCGCTTTCATTCAACCCGCATCTGCATCCGCCGCCGTCATCATCTCTTCGTGTAGTCTGGTTGACTACCATAAAATACATGAGCGCGGAAGACAATCAAACACATCGCCTTCCTCACCCTGACCGCCCCCACCTTCGGCGAGAAAAAAGAAAGTTGAACTCGCAAAATTTACGATGGCACGACGCGCGGGTATTATTGCCGATATCCAGCCCCAAACGTCTCGTCGTGCGCCACAAAGGGTGCTGCTTGGAAGGTGTTGTAGTAACCCATACAGCAAACAGAGGAGAGGGACACAGTTTGCGGGAGGAATAGGCAAAATACTTGTAGGACAGGTTCTTCGTTCCGCAGTGTCTGTCAAGTATGCAATAAAGCATTCCGCGGAGCGCTCTCGCGTCTTCCGCTGTTCCACATCTCGCGGGCTACTCTCTTGACACGGAGTGTGTATAACAGCCCGTTCCGATGTGAGCGATTTTTTTGGCTTACACGTGAATCGGTTCCTAACGGAAGGTGTGTTTGTGGGGGCACACTCTTCCAacacaccatcatcatcatcatcccaTCCATCCATCTCCATCGATCGATTTGATTGCGGTCGCGCGTAGCTTACTCCTGTCGCCGCCGTAACGCCGCTGTTTGTAGTTGTGCTTGAACCATCTTTTAGCATTTTGCGGGATGGATAGACGGCCACGGGAAAAGGGGACCCAAGCTGCGCGTGAGATTTTGCCGTTTCTTGAGCAAACAAGAAGAGATATTGTGCGGGTAGAAGGAGGAAGGTAGGAGGAATGACGAATTTTGCACAGTCCACCGCCACCGTCGTCGTTGTCTATTTTGAGGTGCACTCACATGGAGTGAAAGAAAGCGGATTGGCGCCAAACAAAAAGACGcctcaatttttttccaaatgtaaCCCAATTTGTACTAAtaagaacatttatttttctcTTCCAGATTCTCAATCAACTCCGTTCAGAAAACGATCTCATTGGATGTAAATATATAACATGTACGAAGTTTTATCGTAATCTTCTCTTCCGTACGGTTATAGATGAATGCTTCGTATGTATTTTCGCAAAGCTTAGAAGCATCGACGCATAGAATCAACTACTAGTAAATAATAATACTACACTGAAGAATAAGTAATTTATTTCGAATCAATCTCGAACTCTCAAAGAGTCTTGTTAGTGGCTAAGAAAAATCCCTAAACGACGAATGAAGCAGCTAAGCGCCTAGTGGAGAGAGTGAGTTAGAGAAAAAgattgtgtgtatgtgtgggtACAAGTGCGCAAGTTACACCAGGCAGTGAATCAATAGCAACAAAAAGTGAAGTAAGCTAAGACTGATCTAGTGctatacaacaacaacaagatcGGGCTAGAAATTCCAGTGCACCGGGATCCCAAATAAGTGATCAAAAATTGAGCAAAGCATAGGCAAAGTTCGGTACAAAATTCTAAAGaagcggaagaaaaaaaattcctccAGTCACCATCACCACCACCATCATCACCATCGTCATCATCCagcaacgacgacgacgacgacggcgaCGACGAACACAGGCACAGATAGTGATCAACAGCTATCGCCACAGCCATCcactagcagcagcagcagcgggagCGGCAGCAGTAGCGGCGGCGGTAACACCACCGGCGGCAGCAGACGCAACATGACAACTGATACGAGGCGCCGGGTGAAGCTGTACGCACTGAACGCAGACCGGCAGTGGGACGACCGGGGTACTGGCCATGTTACCTCCAGTTACGTTGATCGTGTTAAAGGTGAGTGTATGTACGATTGTTATAATTTGTTACATCTAGACTAGACAATTAGCTTTTAGGTAGGACACCGTTTATGGTCGACCGATAGTATAACAGCAAGCTATGGTTACCAAATGCATATCTAGCAGGAACGTACCGAAgatttttacttttttcataCTCTCCCTTTTTCGCCAATGAATTTTGTTCATATTGTcgaattttatgccaactccactggccgttggcagcacgatctcagatagcagtgaaacattgtgggtgtaaagacatgggtcatttaagcaactttgcatacttgaaatattcgaaaaagaattagactacttattggaaaagccaaattttgtttcttaatgttttacaaaaatttatgacttaaaaactatgatacctacaaaattaaattcttgtcaaaggatgaaatgtaggaaattgtttgatttttaacaaaaaaataccaacaattttttgtaaaaaaatttcgctgaaaaaaaagttcttttaaaaattaaaattcatttttctcaaaaacgtttttttttaaattcacaaaaataaatatatgaagAGCCCTTAACTCCTTCACGtataacgtcgaaccacactcgtggcgattggctaattctaattttgtttaaagtcaagatagcgatctAGTGTATTCGACGAAGTTTTAGATCTAATAAaattatgaacttttgtcgaagacgtcaacattccatctgttatagtttttggaatacaagtcttttttgtatgaagactcctgaaaaaaaatgttttgctcgtaacatttttgtgtgtatatcctcacgtttgacatgtttttgacatgtttctaaatagagaaaaatttagcagagcatgtaaattgcgataatttgtacatataaatgttacgaattaaacattaatagtattttttcaaagaaaaaaaataaaaagttgtttgttcgaaaacctttttccatgtaaatgtgcccatctttcgatgtatgagtgacttgttggaaattcaaagggctatttatatctattttttcagatttttgaaaacaaatgttttcgatttcctacattttattctcaacttttttttagatctcatagtttttaaattaagatttttcgaaaaaagttgaaaaaactcaaaataaaaaaaagctcaaaaaaatcaatcagacctacaaaattttggtcaaaaaatggaatgtaggaaattattttgggtttcattaaaaattatcaaccaaatttggcatgtggaggttttaggatgcaataaatattactATGGctgttcgacactcctccccctctcttaggatgggctgtcatacaaatgaaacacaaatttctgcataactcgaaaactaatcaagcaaatggagccaaatttggcatgtgaagattttagggggggATTTTAgggaaacgtttctatgatgaatagacactcctccccctctctaagggtgggtttagactagggatatattcatgtgaagaaaaatgatgagatttatagaaatcgcatcaaccgtttacactagcgtgaacttctataatgaatatattcatatcttcggtgaatttattcacctgaagtagaactgcatccaactttagtgatttctcaccagtgagaaattcacaagcgtttacatatgctgaatttattcaagttatatatacctcgaataagtgtatcatatttattctcacccgtttacacctattttcacgtgaataaatccatctatagctatagatctccctaatgtaaacccgccataaggggTGAAGAGGGGAGGGATCTGTTTTTATTCtaccatattttctgtattaaacatcTCTTCCATGtatcggagaaacatgttatttgtaattggatgaaaaatcttgaacgagaattgtttctgaataaaatctgatatcataatgatgagttttggtagaagtactaggaattttttagtaaaagataaattcaacggagtcgattagaagatcaatcattgaatagttctgcgattggactcatgaacttgcgcttagtaagaaaacgtgaatgtttgaaggtattgataacaaaaaacaaattttgggcgggacgaagtttgccgggtcagctagtatatataaacagtcattccatgtcaaactgatatagtggatctcagattttcgtgggaagtggaaattttgttctttgtcgctttgacccgtatttttttttttttttgttagggtgaccatttccattttaagggtggtccgaaaaattaaaacatttttcaaaaaatgacttttttcaaaaattcttaacttttgaactactgagccgatttaaatgatcgacatatcaaattaaagccaatcttttttgaaaaaatacctgaGTTGCaacgaaattttaattttggtttcattattaatgattgaaatttgtttttttatagtttcatTGAAACATTTTATACTGTTCCTAAATAGGCAGTGTTCcaatgagtaattttcgtgtacgatacacaAAAAACTAGCCCATCTggagcgtatgtcaaaccacgttgaactcaaacatcgatgcatgcatacgttgaaacatgggagagagaggaacgaattccttttgggggaagtcacttcaaaatgcaatgaagacaatttgactggcaaaaatgaaatgaaatagttgagtcggtagagggagatagcgactgactgtttagtcgttttggcggagaaccTGCGTGAataagccaaaagtcattttcaactgaatacggatatagtcagtcagatagtcagctgactatcctcagttgactatgactatgttgTTGAATATGACCCTGTTGAAAAGTATCAAAACTATAGTAAATAGTGTTCGATCTTTCCTCGCGAAAAGATATGTGTTTGGTATTAGGTATTTTTGGGTAGAACGATCCTAGAAATAATTAGAATAACGTGTTGTAAACTCTCACCTTTACTTTTCCTTGTTAGTCTAAACCTTTATCAATCTATCGATAGAATAATCGAGCATgctaacaacaacaaaaatgatcaaATACACACTCACTGcactgttttattttttctttcacgCAGGTGTTTCCCTGTTAGTACACGCCGAGAACGATGGCTCGATGCTGCTGGAGAGTAAAATTCATCCGGACACAATCTACCACAAACAGCAGGACACTCTGATCGTGTGGAGCGAGGGGGACAACTTCGATCTGGCCCTCAGTTTTCAGGAGAAGGCTGGTTGTGACGAGATATGGGAGAAAATTTGTCAGGTGAGTTGAACgtgtaacaaacaaaaatttcattgaattatACTAATCACCATTCTCAAAGGTACAAGGCAAAGATCCCTCAGTCGAAATCACGCAGGATGTAGTGGAGGAATCGGAAGACGAacggtttgaagacatgtcagACTCGGCACCACCCATCGAGCTGCCCCCCTGCGAACTGTCCCGACTAGAGGACATCTCCGAAGCCATCGGCAACGGTCTGACGTCCCAAATCAGGAAGGATAAGCTGGCGCAGGCTATCGAAAGTGAGAACTACATCAAAAAGTTGTTGAATTTGTTTCACATCTGCGAGGATCTCGAAAACCACGAAGGGCTGCACTATTTGTACGAGATTTTCAAGAATATCTTTCTGCTGAACAAGAATGCCCTGTTCGAGATAATGTTCGCCGAGGATACCATTTTCGATGTGGTCGGTTGTTTAGAGTATGATCCTACCGGTAATCCGCCTAAACAGCACCGACAGTATCTCAGGCAGTTGGCCAAGTTTCGGGAGGCAATCCCGATTCGTAACGGCGATCTGCTCGCAAAGATCCATCAGACATACCGGGTGCAATACATACAAGATATTGTGCTGCCAACACCATCGGTCTTCGAAGACAACATGCTGAACACGCTGTCCTCGTTCATCTTCTTCAACAAGGTCGAGATAGTTACGCTAATCCAGGAGGACGAAAAATTCCTCGACGATTTATTCACGCTGCTGACCGATCCAAACACTACCGATAACAAGCGGCGggacataatattgttcctgaAGGAATTCTGCAACTTTGCCCAGTATTTGCAGCCCCAGAGCAAGGAAACGTTCTACAAGACGTTGATCAGTCTGGGCATTTTGCCGGCGCTGGAAATTACGCTGGCTATCAACGATAAGAAAACGAAAGCAGCCTCGATCGACATACTGACCACGATTGTTGAGTACTCACCTTCGATAGTACGCGATTATACGCTGCAACAGTACAACAATTCCGACACGGATGAGGTGAGTGTAAGATTGTGTGTTTATTGATGTGTACGGTTGACTTCAAATTGAACTTATCAACGGGAAAGCCCCGCTGAAGGTCATTCGATTGTATGAGCATCTTGACTGTGGGGCATGaatcaatttgtttttgtcTTTCGCAGGATCAAACGCTCATCAACATTGCGATTGAACAGATGCTCTCCGATTCGGAGCCAGAGTTGGGTGGTGCCGTTCAGCTCATGGGCGTACTGAGGATACTACTCGACCCGGAGAATATGCTCAGTTCGGTGAACAAGTCCGAGAAGTCagactttttgaattttttctacaAGCACAGTATACAGACGTTGACAGGTAATGGAATGAATTTGTATAATCTCCTCCCCACCGACATTGTCATCTCACCTGGCTTCATTCGATTACAGCTCCGCTTCTGTTGAACACCCTCACTGACAAGCCAGCCAACGAGGACTACCACACCGTCCAGCTGCTAGGGCTAGTGTTGGAGCTGTTGTCCTTCTGCGTTGAGCACCACACCTACCACATCAAGAACTGCATCATCAACAAGGACCTGCTGCGGCGAATATTGGTACTGATGAAAAGTACCCATACGTTCCTAGTGCTGGGAGCGCTGCGGTTTCTGCGGAAAATTATCGCCCTGAAGGATGAATTCTATAATAGGCGAGTAGAGTAGAAAAAGTTGTTAAATGGTGGTGGTTTAGATTATTAATTTTacggaaagaaaaaaagaattcaATGCCATCAACGaactatttttcattattcacaGGCACATTGTGAAGGGAAACCTATTCGCGCCGGTGGTGGACGCCTTCATCAGGAACAACGGCCGCTACAATCTGCTGGAATCCGCAATTCTCGAGCTGTTTGAGTTTATCAAGATTGAGGACATAAAATCGCTCTACACTTACTTCGTTGAGAATTTTGGCAAAATATTCGACGACGTGCAGTACGTGCAGACGTTCAAGACGCTGAAGAACAAATACGATCAACAGCAGGACCGCCtcaaggagaaggagaagggcAACAGTTTGGAAAGGTTTGTTTCGTTTGGCGGAGGTAATCGTGTTTTATTGATCGTAGCTTATCTTCTAGCAGCGTTCCATCGATTCTGCGAAACAGCAGCCGCTACCGACGGGATCAACGGCAGCTTGACGAGGAAGAGGAAATTTGGTTCAACGAAGAGGAAGACTTTGCCGATAACAAAGTGGGATCGCCCGAATTAGACACGAGCCTAGGTGAgcgaaataaagaataaagtagGAAGGATCTCACTAGTAGTTAGTGCTGTTTTTGATCTGTACAAACTTGGGTGTGATATTGAACAAGGTATAGGATTGGAATATTCAAGACGACTCTCCGCGACAACATTTTTCGAACTGTGAAAAAATGctaaattaataataaattgaACTGTCTTTTTTCGGTtaccgaaaaataaaaaggaagttattgaaaaaagtttatAGCAGAAACCATGGATTGAGGATGTTTTCGCAACGTTTACTCGGAACAAATGTTCTGCCGAAGCCTCTCGCCACGTAGCCCGGTTGGTGTTGTAAActgaataattattttcaattacTAGACCATCAAGTTAAAATGAAATTACTACGCAAATCCATCCATTTTCCAGGGAACATgtaaatcttcattgaaatagGTTTCAAGGCTATCATTAAATTCCACAAGTGTATGctttaatttttcatgttttcagatGGAGTTAAGAATACACAAAGGTTGACCCACTTCGGATGATGATCTTCCTGGAAGTATGTAAGCGAGCGTGTCCGAATAGACAGCTCGAAAGGCGTCAAACACCTTcagattattattattacaccAATAGTGGTAAATCGTGTTGGCTCACATTTTTTTGTATCTTTCTGGAACCGAGCGAGAAAGAGGATGCTCAACTCAACTCAACTAGATGAACTTCATTTTTCAGCTCTCAATCGTCTGTTTTGCGAAATTATTCAACTAGCTTTTTGCactaaaaatataaaactttTCACAGCAAAAAGGTGGTTGAGCAATTCCGCAACAAATTAACCGAAAAACGGGAGACTTTCACTCGACCgtctccagttttttttttcaaactttgtaCACAGTTTGGAAGCAaatttgcatagttctactcacagaggcttttcgctattcataaacacggctcattgatgcttaacgttgctgagccagtagaaaataaatgaaatttaaaaaaccatGTTCTTTTTCATATGTGCAATTTTAATTGCGACTGATCTTCTGTAACGCCGTGTCCAAAATCTTTAACCTACTTATTAAAACATTGTTACTCCATATCCAGTTGTCGAAATGTCGAAATAAggtgttcgacaaagttgttggaaggTTAATGAACTTCCTAGGAACATgacatatagggttggggaaaaagaaatgtcgtatttctgatcgaaatttaacGCTTCATTTAACATACTTGAAATTATCCAAttgaagtcaaatatgcgccgatttgttcgcaaacttgttgccatttagaaggcaacttcattatcccccccttattaAACCCCCCttctttatttgcaaaaaaccagttttcgcaagcctcttttgaggccaacttagtatcaccaagagcgttttgcatggaccggaagagatgataatcttTTGgaaccaggtccggactatacggtgggtgcaataggacatcccatccgagctcccgtaatttctggcgggtcatcaaagatgtgtga
Protein-coding sequences here:
- the LOC129761479 gene encoding serine/threonine-protein phosphatase 4 regulatory subunit 3 isoform X6 translates to MTTDTRRRVKLYALNADRQWDDRGTGHVTSSYVDRVKGVSLLVHAENDGSMLLESKIHPDTIYHKQQDTLIVWSEGDNFDLALSFQEKAGCDEIWEKICQVQGKDPSVEITQDVVEESEDERFEDMSDSAPPIELPPCELSRLEDISEAIGNGLTSQIRKDKLAQAIESENYIKKLLNLFHICEDLENHEGLHYLYEIFKNIFLLNKNALFEIMFAEDTIFDVVGCLEYDPTGNPPKQHRQYLRQLAKFREAIPIRNGDLLAKIHQTYRVQYIQDIVLPTPSVFEDNMLNTLSSFIFFNKVEIVTLIQEDEKFLDDLFTLLTDPNTTDNKRRDIILFLKEFCNFAQYLQPQSKETFYKTLISLGILPALEITLAINDKKTKAASIDILTTIVEYSPSIVRDYTLQQYNNSDTDEDQTLINIAIEQMLSDSEPELGGAVQLMGVLRILLDPENMLSSVNKSEKSDFLNFFYKHSIQTLTAPLLLNTLTDKPANEDYHTVQLLGLVLELLSFCVEHHTYHIKNCIINKDLLRRILVLMKSTHTFLVLGALRFLRKIIALKDEFYNRHIVKGNLFAPVVDAFIRNNGRYNLLESAILELFEFIKIEDIKSLYTYFVENFGKIFDDVQYVQTFKTLKNKYDQQQDRLKEKEKGNSLESVPSILRNSSRYRRDQRQLDEEEEIWFNEEEDFADNKVGSPELDTSLGKIFDKKSPESSPTAASVNGPKYSSNNSSSNTNTSQSPLSQLQTNSALNNNNIDINTNNSTTTTSTGLPPSVHPLAAAAAAAAAAAAAAASVTTSADNVNSTSSSTTPAVEVDSLEAVADSSSLSLYSTSGVNLSAVKSHETSPASSTSTITSAGVDGGGGGGLAMEEDDCPDKSTLTSTVVDPQLIANGDSDSSSIVENSTNNTAESTASADLEASKRLALECSAAATLAEQTTSVRQSCNSDNSGLTVVNDGDVLGDTSSNSNGDIDVPAAATATPTTSLPTATILTLVDSAPDVIAPVDGTLEHLNPATTVVSSLKKGLVDYEGDSDEEDDDDSDSPAQKKARMA